The DNA segment CAATTGAAGAACTTAACTACTAACAGCCCGTGAGGAATATTATGTCTGAAATGACCCCCCGTGAGATTGTCCACGAGCTGGATGCCCATATTATCGGCCAGAAAAAGGCCAAACGTTCTGTTGCCGTCGCCCTGCGTAACCGCTGGCGCCGCATGCAATTGGATGCCGACTTCCGTCAAGAAGTCACCCCAAAAAACATCCTGATGATTGGCCCAACCGGCGTAGGTAAAACCGAAATCGCCCGCCGTTTGGCAAAGCTCGCCAATGCGCCGTTCATCAAGGTTGAAGCCACTAAGTTCACCGAAGTGGGTTACGTGGGTAAAGAAGTCGAGCAAATCATCCGTGATTTAACCGACATCGCCATTAAGCTGACCCGCGAGCAACAAATGGGCAAGTGCCGCCAACGCGCCGAAGAACACGCCGAAGAACGTATTCTCGATGCCCTGCTGCCCAAGCCGAAAAATGAGTGGGACAACACAGATAGCGATACCAGCTCCAATACTCGTCAAATCTTCCGCAAGAAGCTGCGCGAAGGCCAGTTAGACGACAAAGAAATCGATATCGATGTGGCCCAGCCACAAGTAGGTATCGAAATCATGTCGCCACCCGGCATGGAAGAAATGACTAACCAACTGCAAAGCCTGTTTAAAAACATGGGCCAAGCACCGGCCAAACGTCGCAAGATGAAGATCAAAGAAGCCTTTAAGCTGTTGATCGAAGAAGAAGCGGCCAAACTGGTTAATCAAGAAGATTTAAAAGAGCAAGCCATTGAATTGGTTGAACAGCACGGCATAGTGTTCCTCGACGAAATCGACAAAATCTGTAAGCGTGGCGAAACCTCTGGCCCAGACGTATCCCGCGAAGGGGTACAGCGCGACCTGTTACCTTTAGTCGAAGGCTGCACTGTCACCACTAAACACGGCATGGTGAAAACCGACCATATTCTGTTTATCGCTTCGGGCGCGTTCCAAATGGCAAAACCCTCGGATTTAATCCCCGAGCTACAAGGCCGTTTACCGATCCGCGTTGAGCTAGATGCGTTATCGGCCGAAGATTTTAAACGCATTTTAACTGAGCCACACGCCTCACTGACCGAGCAATATATCGCGCTGATGGCCACCGAAGGCGTGACCATTGAGTTTGCCGAGTCGGGTATCGAAAGCATTGCCAAGGCGGCATGGCAAGTGAACGAGCGCACCGAAAACATTGGTGCCCGTCGTCTACATACCGTGATGGAAAAGCTGATGGAAGATATCTCCTATGAGGCGTCCGACAAGTCTGGTAGCTCATTTGTGATTGATGCCGATTATGTGAGTGCTCACTTAGATAATCTGGTTCAAGACGAAGACTTAAGCCGCTTTATCCTGTAACTAGGGCTGTTATCCAGCCTGCAATGTTCGCTATCCAAGATACCGAACATTCGTGCAAAATAGTGACTGTGGCTAAGGCTTACACTTTGTAACCTTAGCCACAAATTGTTATGTTACAGCTTGTCCATTCCCCGTATTTTCTTGGCACTACCTATGACCACTAGCACACCCAATGTCACCGATCTTAAGCTCAAGCGTAAATCGCGCATTTTAGAAATCAGCTTCGATAACGGCGAGCAGTATCAACTCAGCTGTGAGATGTTACGCGTCTATTCCCCCTCCGCCGAAGTGCACGGTCACGGTAACCCTAAGCTGGTCACCCACAAGAAAAATGTGAATATCACCAGCATCGAACCCGTAGGTAACTACGCAGTTAAAATCGTCTTCGACGATGGCCACGATACCGGGCTGTTCTCCTGGCAAGTGCTTTACGATCTCGCCACTCACCAAGTGGAATTATGGGAAAAATACTTAGCTCGCCTGAGAGCCGAAAAGGCCTCACGCGAACCGCTGATCGCGATGAATATAAAGTACAACTAATCGAATTAAAGTCGTGGGGCTTCACCCCACACCCGACCAAGGAGGACTACTCGTCCTATCCTCCTTGGATGCTCCAAGACGCCCCAACGGAGTTGAAAGCCCCTTGTGCTCATTGCCAAATTTGCTATCGCTTCCGAAGGATGCATCCTTGCACCAGCGAAAGCTAGCTTGCCATCCATGGCAAGACTCACGCAATTTGTCTATTCGCCCTGCGGCAACTCCGAGGGGAAAGTGTATTCTGTAACTTCGGTGTTGGCCGTTAACCTCAAGAGAGTCATCGGTATTGCAAAATTTAACAATGGGTGTCTCGATTCATTCCATGGGTAGTTTGTGAATCTGTTACTTCTCTTGCTGACCTGAGTATCTAAGGAAAGATAATGTCGGAAAAAGTCCCCTGCACAGCCTGCCAAACCTTAATCATGCCCAGCACCGCCGAGCGCAATGCAGGCTTATGTATGCCCTGTAAAAATGGCAATCGTGCAAATATCGAACAGGCAAAAGCCTATTACCAAAAGGAGCGGGAATTAGATAAAACCTGCCCTTTTAGAGCGCTGTGGCGAGATATAGTGGTGCAGGTGCACGACGATAAGCAGGGCTTTCACACGCTAAGCGAAGCGGCGCAGCACTATTACGCAGTCAATTGTCTTTCGGGCGAAGTCTACAACGGCGGCTTTATCCAGTATTTCGATAACTCATCGGGTGAGCATTATGCTGTTGCCGAGCGCGGCCTTCAGCAAATTGGCGCTTTGCACTCGTTAGCCCTACTACAACAGGCTAAACAGGCGGTATTTGGCGGCCATCCCGTCCCTATCGACAGAGACCAACGCCTCGCCGCAACTGATAATCCAGTAGCCGAAGCCCGACTCAATCAACTCGATGATGAGTTTTATAAAGATTTGGATAATCTTGATATCAAGCTAGAGAGCTATGCACTACAAACGGGATTGGTTAACGCAATCGAATGATTGCGGTTTTATTATGAATACTTTACTTAAACGTTCTGTATTTCTTTAGCTTAACGTCGTGGGGCTTCCCCCCACACCCGACCAAAAGGGGAAAAGCGCCTGTTCCCCTTTTGGATATCCCTCGGCGTCCCCGACGGAGTTGAAAGCCCCTTGTGCTCATAGCCAAATTTGCTATCGCTTCCGAAGGATGCGTCCCTGCACCTGCGAAAGCTAGCTTGCCATCCATGGCAAGACTCACACAATTTGTCTATTCGCCCTGCGGCAACTCCGAGGGGGAAGTGAACTCCTGCAACTACTGTGCTGGCTTTAAATCAAAAAGAAGTCTTGCATAGACTTTCTTTCTTACAGGCCATTAATCCTAAAAAAGTTATGTCTGCCTCATCACCTTGTCTGGCTTAATTAAGTGACGTCATAGAACTCCGGCTCCCAAAACTCTAGTGGAAGCTTTGCTTCAATAGTCTCGATTTCGTCCATTAGATGATCAAGTACATTTCTTTTTTCAAGCTT comes from the Shewanella mangrovisoli genome and includes:
- the hslU gene encoding ATP-dependent protease ATPase subunit HslU produces the protein MSEMTPREIVHELDAHIIGQKKAKRSVAVALRNRWRRMQLDADFRQEVTPKNILMIGPTGVGKTEIARRLAKLANAPFIKVEATKFTEVGYVGKEVEQIIRDLTDIAIKLTREQQMGKCRQRAEEHAEERILDALLPKPKNEWDNTDSDTSSNTRQIFRKKLREGQLDDKEIDIDVAQPQVGIEIMSPPGMEEMTNQLQSLFKNMGQAPAKRRKMKIKEAFKLLIEEEAAKLVNQEDLKEQAIELVEQHGIVFLDEIDKICKRGETSGPDVSREGVQRDLLPLVEGCTVTTKHGMVKTDHILFIASGAFQMAKPSDLIPELQGRLPIRVELDALSAEDFKRILTEPHASLTEQYIALMATEGVTIEFAESGIESIAKAAWQVNERTENIGARRLHTVMEKLMEDISYEASDKSGSSFVIDADYVSAHLDNLVQDEDLSRFIL
- a CDS encoding gamma-butyrobetaine hydroxylase-like domain-containing protein, yielding MTTSTPNVTDLKLKRKSRILEISFDNGEQYQLSCEMLRVYSPSAEVHGHGNPKLVTHKKNVNITSIEPVGNYAVKIVFDDGHDTGLFSWQVLYDLATHQVELWEKYLARLRAEKASREPLIAMNIKYN
- a CDS encoding DMP19 family protein gives rise to the protein MSEKVPCTACQTLIMPSTAERNAGLCMPCKNGNRANIEQAKAYYQKERELDKTCPFRALWRDIVVQVHDDKQGFHTLSEAAQHYYAVNCLSGEVYNGGFIQYFDNSSGEHYAVAERGLQQIGALHSLALLQQAKQAVFGGHPVPIDRDQRLAATDNPVAEARLNQLDDEFYKDLDNLDIKLESYALQTGLVNAIE